Within the Pseudomonas chlororaphis subsp. aurantiaca genome, the region GGCCGTCGCAGGGCAGGTGCCAGCCCAGGCTCTTGTTCAGCTCGCGAATCGAGGCGGCGCCTTCGATGACAAAGCGTCCGTCGGCCTGGGGGCGGATATGCGGGTTGTCGAGGCTGTGTTCGCTTTCGAATTCGCCGACGATTTCTTCGAGGATATCTTCCAGGGTGACAATGCCCAGCACTTCGCCGTATTCGTCCACCACCATGCCCAGGCGGCGCTGCTGCTTGTGGAAGTTCAGCAGTTGCAGCTGCAGCGGGGTGCTTTCCGGCACGAAGTAAGGTTCGTGGCAGGCCGCCAGCAGGGCCTCTTTGGTCAGGCTGGCATCCGGCAGCAGGTGGCGGATCTGGCGGGTATTGAGGACCGCCTCGACCTGGTTGATATCGCTGTGGAACACCGGCAGGCGGGTGCGCTTGGACAGGCGCAGCTGCTCGATGATCTCGCCGATAGGCTCGTCCAGGTTGATCCCGTCGACTTCGCTGCGCGGGACCAGGATGTCATTGACGGTGATGTTGTCCAGGGCATGGATGCCCGACACCGGGTGCGGGCGGCCATTGGCATGTTCCTCGGCGCCGTCCGGGTCGGCGGCCTGCTCGTCTTCGCTCTGCTTGACGGTGCCGGCCTTGCGGGTGAAGGGGCGCAACAACAGCTGGCTGATGCTGCCGAGCAGCCAGGCCGCGGGGTAGATGATCTTCAGTGGCACGCCCAGCAGGGTATTGCCCAGGCTGAGGATGGCGTCCGGATAACGGGTGGCCAGGGTGCGCGGAAGATAGTCGGCGAGTACCAGCAACACGCTGGTGGCGATCAGGCAGGCCAGCCACGGACCGTTTTCCGCCCACTGCAGGAGCGCCAGCAAGGTGCTGATGATGACCGCCAGCACCCGGCACAGGGTGTTGCAGAGAATCAGGCTGTCGCGCGGGAAGCTCAGGCGCGCCAGCGGTTTATCGCCGGAGCGCGAAGCGGTGCGTAGGGTCAGCAGGTGTTGCTGGGCGGCTTCGATGGCGGTGAACAGCCCCGACCACAGCACCAGCAAGGCCAGGACCACGAGCATCGGCTCTATGGGCAGGTTGTCCATTATCGCCGCTCGTCAGATATGCAGGATGTATTCACGGACCAGCTTGCTGCCGAAATACGCCAGCATCAGCAGGCAGAAGCCGGCCAGGGTCCAGCGAATCGCCTTGTGTCCGCGCCAGCCGAGGCGGTTGCGGCCCCACAGCAGCACGCTGAACACCACCCAGGCCAGGCAGGCCAGCAGGGTCTTGTGCACCAGATGCTGGGCGAACAGGTTCTCGACGAACAGCCAGCCGGAGATCAGCGACAGCGACAGCAGGGTCCAGCCGGCCCAGAGGAAGCCGAACAGCAGGCTTTCCATGGTCTGCAGCGGCGGAAAGTTCTTGATCAGCCCGGACGGATGCTTGTGCTTGAGCTGGTGGTCCTGCACCAGCAGCAACAGGGCCTGGAATACGGCGATGGTGAACATGCCATAGGCGAGGATCGACAGCAGGATATGGGCGAGAATGCCTGGCTCTTCGTCGATCACCGGCACCGTGCCGGTGGGCACGAACTGCGCCAGCAGCACGGTCAGCGCCCCCAGCGGAAACAGCAGGACCAGCAGGTTCTCCACCGGAATGCGCGAGCAGGCCAGCAGGGTCAGGGCAATCACCGCGGCGGCGATCAGGCTGGCGGCGCTGAAGAAGTCCAGGCCCAGGCCCACGGGCGTCATCAGGTGAGTCAGGAGGCTGGCGCTGTGAGCGAGCAGGGCAAGGATGCCGAGCGAGACCAGCAGGCGCTTGTTCGTCTTGGCGGCTTGAGCCAGACGAGTGCCTTGATAGAGGGTCGCAGCGGCATAGAGACAGGCGGCGGCGAGGGTGGTTAGCAAGCTGGGTGACAAGGGGAGCATAAATCCTGTTAGGCAAGCCCGAAAGTCGTTGAGTTTGGCATAGAACCGCCACCACACGAAAGACCGTGCGACCAGACGGCGGCTGTGCGTCGCGCGCAGTCTTCGCTATAATCCGCGACCTGCCCACGGAGCACCCTTTATATGAGGGGCCCGAGCCGCCATTACCTCGGTCTACTTAGGGCCTGAAAGGATCGCGCATGTTTGAAAACCTAACCGACCGTCTCTCGCAGACGCTGCGCCATGTCACCGGCAAGGCCAAGCTGACCGAGGACAACATCAAAGACACCCTGCGCGAAGTGCGCATGGCGTTGCTCGAAGCCGACGTTGCCCTGCCGGTGGTCAAGGACTTCGTCAACTCGGTGAAGGAACGTGCCGTCGGCACTGAAGTGTCGCGCAGCCTGACTCCGGGCCAGGCGTTCGTGAAGATCGTCCAGGCCGAGCTCGAAAGCCTGATGGGCGCGGCCAACGAAGATTTGAACCTGAGTGCCGTGCCGCCTGCCGTCGTGCTGATGGCCGGTTTGCAGGGTGCCGGTAAGACCACCACCGCCGGCAAGCTCGCGCGCTTCCTTAAAGAGCGCAAGAAGAAGAGCGTGATGGTGGTGTCCGCCGACGTGTACCGTCCGGCGGCGATCAAGCAGCTCGAAACCCTGGCCAATGACATTGGCGTGACCTTCTTTCCGTCCGACCTGAGCCAGAAGCCGGTCGCGATCGCCGAAGCGGCTATCAAGGAAGCCAAGCTCAAGTTCATCGACGTGGTCATCGTCGACACCGCCGGTCGTCTGCACATCGACGCCGACATGATGGACGAGATCCAGGCGTTGCACGCGGCGGTCAAGCCGGTGGAAACCCTGTTCGTGGTCGACGCCATGACTGGCCAGGACGCCGCCAACACGGCCAAGGCCTTTGGCGACGCACTGCCGCTGACCGGTGTGATCCTGACCAAGGTCGACGGCGATGCCCGTGGCGGTGCCGCGCTGTCGGTGCGTGCGATCACTGGCAAGCCGATCAAGTTCATCGGTATGGGCGAGAAGAGCGAAGCGCTCGAGCCGTTCCACCCCGAGCGTATCGCTTCGCGCATCCTCGGCATGGGCGACGTGCTCAGCCTGATCGAGCAGGCCGAGCAGACCCTCGACAAGGAAAAAGCCGACAAGCTGGCGAAGAAGCTGAAAAAAGGCAAAGGCTTCGACCTCGAAGACTTCCGCGATCAGCTGCAACAGATGAAGAACATGGGCGGCCTCGGCGGCCTGATGGACAAGCTGCCGAATATCGGTGGCGTGAACCTGGCGCAAATGGGCAATGCCCAGGGCGCGGCCGAGAAACAGTTCAAGCAGATGGAAGCCATCATCAACTCCATGACCCCGGCCGAGCGCCGCGACCCTGAGCTGATCAGCGGTTCGCGCAAGCGTCGGATCGCCATGGGTTCCGGCACCCAGGTGCAGGACATCGGTCGCTTGATCAAGCAGCACAAGCAGATGCAGAAGATGATGAAGAAATTCTCCGCCAAGGGCGGAATGGCGAAAATGATGCGCGGCATGGGCGGAATGTTGCCCGGCGGCGGCATGCCGAAGATCTGAAGAATCCGCGCCGGCAGCCATGCCGGCGTTTCCCGCGGGGACGCGGGACCTCCAGCAAACCCGCGCTTGGCGGGAGCTGACTCGCCGTTGTTGCTAACGGCCCTATAGCAAATCTGGATGGCAGCCGGTAGGCGCCGGAAAAAGTCATTTGCAAAAGTCCGGATATTCCTTAGAATATGCGGCCTTTCGGGCACCCATGCCCGCTGTGCATTTAGATTTGCAGCACCGACTACAGGAACGATGTTCACATGCTAACAATCCGTCTTGCCCTTGGCGGCTCCAAAAAGCGCCCGTTTTACCACTTGACCGTGACCGACAGCCGCAACCCACGCG harbors:
- the ffh gene encoding signal recognition particle protein, yielding MFENLTDRLSQTLRHVTGKAKLTEDNIKDTLREVRMALLEADVALPVVKDFVNSVKERAVGTEVSRSLTPGQAFVKIVQAELESLMGAANEDLNLSAVPPAVVLMAGLQGAGKTTTAGKLARFLKERKKKSVMVVSADVYRPAAIKQLETLANDIGVTFFPSDLSQKPVAIAEAAIKEAKLKFIDVVIVDTAGRLHIDADMMDEIQALHAAVKPVETLFVVDAMTGQDAANTAKAFGDALPLTGVILTKVDGDARGGAALSVRAITGKPIKFIGMGEKSEALEPFHPERIASRILGMGDVLSLIEQAEQTLDKEKADKLAKKLKKGKGFDLEDFRDQLQQMKNMGGLGGLMDKLPNIGGVNLAQMGNAQGAAEKQFKQMEAIINSMTPAERRDPELISGSRKRRIAMGSGTQVQDIGRLIKQHKQMQKMMKKFSAKGGMAKMMRGMGGMLPGGGMPKI
- a CDS encoding cytochrome C assembly family protein, translating into MLPLSPSLLTTLAAACLYAAATLYQGTRLAQAAKTNKRLLVSLGILALLAHSASLLTHLMTPVGLGLDFFSAASLIAAAVIALTLLACSRIPVENLLVLLFPLGALTVLLAQFVPTGTVPVIDEEPGILAHILLSILAYGMFTIAVFQALLLLVQDHQLKHKHPSGLIKNFPPLQTMESLLFGFLWAGWTLLSLSLISGWLFVENLFAQHLVHKTLLACLAWVVFSVLLWGRNRLGWRGHKAIRWTLAGFCLLMLAYFGSKLVREYILHI
- a CDS encoding transporter associated domain-containing protein, yielding MDNLPIEPMLVVLALLVLWSGLFTAIEAAQQHLLTLRTASRSGDKPLARLSFPRDSLILCNTLCRVLAVIISTLLALLQWAENGPWLACLIATSVLLVLADYLPRTLATRYPDAILSLGNTLLGVPLKIIYPAAWLLGSISQLLLRPFTRKAGTVKQSEDEQAADPDGAEEHANGRPHPVSGIHALDNITVNDILVPRSEVDGINLDEPIGEIIEQLRLSKRTRLPVFHSDINQVEAVLNTRQIRHLLPDASLTKEALLAACHEPYFVPESTPLQLQLLNFHKQQRRLGMVVDEYGEVLGIVTLEDILEEIVGEFESEHSLDNPHIRPQADGRFVIEGAASIRELNKSLGWHLPCDGPKTLNGLVTEALETIPDSAVCLKIGRYRLEILETEDNRVSRVLIWHTKPVTTPSL